Within the Emticicia oligotrophica DSM 17448 genome, the region GTGAAAATATTTTCGGTATGTAACATTTGTCACTTTTTAGGCTTCTCAAATCGTCGATATTTGTTGTATAAATATTAAAAATACAATAAACGCACATGAACATGTTTGAATTTTTGAAACCTAAAAAAACGTATGAAAATGTATCTGCAACAGATTTTAGAAAGTTGATTTCTGAAAATCCAGATGCGATAATTCTTGATGTACGTACTCCTGCTGAATTTAGTCAAGGAGCGATTAAAGGGGCAGTAAATATGGATATTATGGAGGCTGATTTTGGTACTAAAGTAGCGAAACTCGATAAATCAAAAACATATTTAGTTTACTGTAGAAGTGGAAATAGAAGCGGAAGTGCTTGCAGTTCAATGCGTACTGAAGGCTTTGATAAAGTTTATAATCTTGCAGGTGGTTTAATGAACTACTAAAATCTGATACAAACCATGAAAAATTTAATAGTTGATTGGGATTTTCTAAGGTTACTCCGACTAGGTATAGGTTTATGG harbors:
- a CDS encoding rhodanese-like domain-containing protein, producing MFEFLKPKKTYENVSATDFRKLISENPDAIILDVRTPAEFSQGAIKGAVNMDIMEADFGTKVAKLDKSKTYLVYCRSGNRSGSACSSMRTEGFDKVYNLAGGLMNY